In the genome of Hymenobacter taeanensis, one region contains:
- a CDS encoding LysM peptidoglycan-binding domain-containing protein, with translation MNSFFRLSAAAAVLVSVSAAAPAPSEKLTTDQLITNLSSAINNLKTLRCTVRAKERIGNTYQPAQTVMKMAFNPYKVYLRNQKGVEVLWVTGQNNGDAMVYPNSFPYVTLNLDPLGSLMRKNQHHSALDAGYGTIAEMLHGSKTRLDHSFEKTFRYDGDTTIAGRQAYILRASYPQFRYVAYKTTKPETVTAISDKFGCGEYRILERNDLSAGATVPAGRTLQVPNAYGRRVVLCIDQKMMLPLVVQVHDDKGLYEKFEFSDVIPNQPIPAAEFTKDFKGYKF, from the coding sequence ATGAATTCTTTTTTTCGGCTCTCAGCCGCGGCAGCTGTTCTGGTATCCGTATCAGCAGCCGCCCCGGCTCCCAGCGAAAAGCTTACCACCGATCAGCTGATTACGAACTTAAGCTCGGCTATTAATAACCTCAAAACGCTGCGCTGCACGGTACGGGCTAAAGAGCGCATTGGCAACACGTACCAACCCGCCCAAACCGTCATGAAAATGGCGTTCAACCCGTATAAGGTATATCTGCGCAATCAGAAGGGCGTAGAAGTGCTTTGGGTGACCGGCCAGAATAATGGCGACGCGATGGTGTATCCCAACAGTTTTCCCTACGTCACGCTGAACCTGGATCCGCTGGGTTCCCTTATGCGCAAGAATCAGCATCATAGCGCCTTAGACGCCGGCTATGGCACCATTGCCGAGATGCTGCATGGCTCTAAAACCCGCCTCGACCACTCTTTCGAGAAGACCTTTCGCTACGATGGCGACACCACCATTGCCGGCCGACAGGCCTACATCCTGCGGGCCTCCTACCCGCAGTTCCGATATGTGGCCTACAAAACCACCAAGCCCGAAACGGTTACTGCTATCTCCGACAAGTTTGGTTGCGGCGAATACCGCATTCTGGAACGTAACGACCTAAGCGCTGGGGCTACGGTACCCGCTGGCCGCACCTTGCAAGTACCTAATGCCTATGGCCGCCGCGTAGTACTGTGCATTGATCAAAAGATGATGCTCCCATTAGTAGTGCAAGTACACGACGACAAGGGCCTGTATGAGAAGTTTGAGTTCTCTGACGTTATCCCCAACCAGCCTATTCCAGCAGCAGAGTTTACCAAGGACTTTAAAGGCTACAAATTTTAA
- a CDS encoding DEAD/DEAH box helicase — MENETEKMKFSELTLSEEMQRAITEVGYEEASPIQAGAIPVLLAGRDVIGQAQTGTGKTAAFSIPAIELINTDSREVQALVLCPTRELAVQVSGEIQKLGKYKRGLAVVPIYGGSSYDRQFRALERGVQIVIGTPGRVMDHIERGTLKLDNCKMIILDEADEMLDMGFRDDIETVLKKMPEERQTVFFSATMSKPIMEMTKRYQKDPQIVKVNHQEMTVTNIEQSYFEVRGPQKKDVLTRLIDMYNIKSGIVFANTKRMVDEIVGDLQAKGYFAEGLHGDMGQQQRQNTLDKFRKGTLEILVATDVAARGIDVDNVEVVVNYDLPADEEYYVHRIGRTGRAGKQGKAFTFVSGRDIYKLRDIMRFTKATIKQERVPSFEDVSEVKTTLMLNSIKEVIDKGNLDKYIARVQRLIDQDQEDAVTSLDVAAALLKMTMKEDKRAQESLDASRTQGAARAGFTRLFVTMGKKDRLHPRDIVDLIAENTSLSAGKVGDIALYDKFSFVEIPNEFVEEVISQLGRSTIQGRPVAFNIATPRQEGDAQQEGGNRGGFGGDRPRRGPGGFGGGERREGGYGGNRGGSYGDRREGGNSYGNRGGSYGGDRREGGFGGNRGGGSYGGNRGGGSYGGNRGGGSYGGGYKGKRDGGDE, encoded by the coding sequence ATGGAAAACGAAACGGAAAAAATGAAGTTCAGTGAGCTGACCCTCTCTGAAGAAATGCAACGCGCTATTACTGAGGTAGGCTACGAGGAAGCCTCGCCTATCCAGGCTGGCGCCATTCCCGTGCTGCTTGCTGGCCGCGATGTAATTGGCCAGGCCCAGACGGGTACCGGCAAAACTGCCGCCTTCTCTATCCCAGCTATTGAATTAATCAATACCGACTCGCGTGAGGTCCAGGCCCTGGTGCTTTGCCCAACCCGTGAGCTGGCTGTACAGGTTTCTGGCGAAATCCAGAAGCTCGGTAAATACAAGCGTGGCTTGGCCGTTGTGCCAATCTACGGTGGCTCTTCTTACGATCGTCAGTTCCGGGCCCTGGAGCGCGGCGTGCAAATTGTAATTGGTACCCCTGGCCGTGTAATGGACCACATTGAGCGTGGTACGCTGAAGCTCGACAACTGCAAAATGATCATCCTCGATGAGGCTGACGAAATGCTGGACATGGGCTTCCGCGACGACATCGAGACGGTGTTGAAAAAGATGCCTGAGGAGCGCCAGACGGTGTTCTTCTCGGCTACCATGAGCAAGCCGATCATGGAGATGACCAAGCGCTACCAGAAGGATCCGCAGATTGTGAAGGTAAACCATCAGGAAATGACGGTTACCAACATCGAGCAGAGCTACTTTGAGGTACGTGGCCCGCAGAAGAAAGATGTTTTGACGCGCCTCATCGACATGTATAACATCAAGTCGGGCATCGTCTTCGCTAACACGAAGCGCATGGTTGACGAGATTGTGGGCGACCTGCAAGCCAAAGGCTACTTCGCCGAAGGTCTGCACGGCGACATGGGCCAGCAGCAGCGCCAGAACACGCTGGATAAATTCCGCAAAGGCACGCTGGAAATCCTCGTTGCTACCGACGTTGCTGCCCGCGGCATCGACGTGGATAATGTGGAAGTAGTAGTAAACTACGACCTGCCCGCCGACGAAGAATACTACGTGCACCGCATTGGCCGTACTGGCCGCGCTGGTAAGCAGGGCAAAGCCTTCACCTTCGTGAGTGGCCGCGACATCTATAAGCTGCGCGACATCATGCGCTTCACCAAGGCCACCATCAAGCAGGAGCGCGTGCCGTCCTTCGAAGATGTGTCGGAGGTGAAAACTACCCTCATGCTCAACTCTATTAAGGAGGTGATTGATAAGGGTAACCTTGATAAGTACATTGCACGCGTACAGCGCCTCATTGATCAGGACCAGGAAGATGCCGTAACGTCGCTGGACGTAGCTGCGGCCCTGCTCAAGATGACCATGAAGGAGGACAAGCGCGCTCAGGAAAGCCTCGACGCCAGCCGCACCCAAGGTGCTGCCCGTGCCGGCTTTACGCGCCTCTTCGTTACCATGGGCAAGAAGGACCGTCTGCATCCCCGCGACATTGTAGACCTGATTGCCGAGAACACCAGCCTTTCCGCTGGTAAAGTAGGCGACATCGCCCTGTACGACAAATTCAGCTTCGTGGAAATCCCGAACGAGTTTGTTGAAGAAGTAATCAGCCAGTTGGGCCGCAGCACCATTCAGGGTCGTCCGGTAGCCTTTAACATTGCTACTCCTCGCCAGGAAGGTGATGCGCAGCAGGAAGGTGGCAACCGCGGTGGCTTCGGTGGCGACCGTCCTCGTCGGGGCCCAGGGGGCTTCGGTGGTGGTGAGCGTCGCGAGGGCGGCTACGGTGGCAACCGTGGTGGCTCCTACGGCGACCGTCGGGAAGGTGGCAACAGCTACGGTAATCGTGGCGGCAGCTACGGCGGCGACCGTCGGGAAGGCGGCTTTGGTGGCAACCGCGGCGGGGGCAGCTACGGTGGTAACCGCGGCGGGGGCAGCTACGGTGGTAACCGGGGTGGCGGCAGCTACGGCGGTGGCTACAAAGGCAAGCGCGACGGCGGCGACGAATAG
- a CDS encoding PA2169 family four-helix-bundle protein, with amino-acid sequence MDSKALQAGLNELLETLKDGQRGYAEALTDVEDADLKQVFKKYAAQRSEYITELEDQMHKLNLHPEEESSITGTVHRAFINLKGLVTGKDRHSILAECERGEDYAKKAYETAQKLQDLPGGLKSLIEKQAAGIKQGHDEIRNLRDAAK; translated from the coding sequence ATGGACTCTAAAGCACTCCAAGCCGGTCTGAACGAACTTCTCGAAACTCTGAAAGACGGCCAGCGTGGTTACGCTGAAGCATTGACTGACGTAGAAGATGCTGACCTGAAGCAAGTATTCAAGAAGTATGCGGCTCAGCGCTCTGAGTATATCACGGAGCTGGAAGACCAGATGCACAAGCTGAACTTGCATCCAGAAGAGGAATCTTCAATCACGGGTACAGTACACCGGGCTTTTATCAACCTGAAAGGCCTTGTTACGGGTAAAGACCGTCATAGCATCCTGGCCGAATGTGAGCGTGGTGAAGACTACGCTAAGAAAGCCTACGAAACGGCCCAGAAACTCCAGGATCTGCCAGGTGGTTTGAAGTCGCTGATCGAAAAGCAAGCCGCTGGCATTAAGCAGGGCCACGACGAAATTCGCAACCTGCGCGATGCTGCCAAATAG
- a CDS encoding NAD(P)H-binding protein, which translates to MTNTTASFRSPSLPTVAVLGCGWLGLPLARALVEEGYRVHGSTTTPLQLLTLRDAGIRPFLLRLSTKLSPIDADTLSAMLQEVDILVLNIPPSRAAGSAEAYPELLQPVVAAAKQAGVQHILYVSTTGVYPDEPRAMRETDAQAAADAAAPLLRAEALFPAPDHTVVRLGGLLGPGRAAGRFLAGRHDLPQGDAPVNLIHLDDCVGLLCHIIELEIWGHTFNACAAHHPPRREFYPQAAARLGLQPPTFLPESAGGKLIDSTLVRKLTGYTFQHDDVLATLG; encoded by the coding sequence ATGACCAACACCACTGCCTCCTTCCGCTCTCCTTCATTGCCAACTGTTGCCGTTCTGGGTTGCGGCTGGCTGGGCCTGCCGTTGGCTCGCGCCTTGGTTGAGGAGGGCTACCGGGTGCATGGTTCTACTACCACTCCCCTGCAGCTTCTTACGCTGCGGGATGCCGGTATCCGGCCCTTTTTACTGCGTCTTAGCACTAAGCTCTCCCCCATCGACGCCGATACCCTAAGCGCGATGTTGCAGGAGGTAGACATTCTGGTGCTTAACATTCCTCCTTCGCGGGCCGCCGGTTCAGCCGAGGCCTACCCCGAGCTGCTCCAGCCAGTGGTGGCCGCTGCCAAGCAAGCTGGTGTGCAGCACATCCTGTACGTAAGCACCACGGGCGTGTACCCCGATGAGCCCCGCGCCATGCGCGAAACAGATGCCCAAGCCGCCGCCGACGCCGCTGCCCCTCTGCTGCGCGCCGAAGCACTTTTTCCGGCTCCCGACCACACGGTGGTACGCTTAGGTGGCCTACTAGGGCCAGGCCGGGCTGCGGGCCGATTTTTAGCAGGTCGCCACGACCTGCCCCAGGGCGATGCCCCCGTTAACCTTATTCATCTTGATGATTGTGTAGGCCTGCTTTGCCACATTATTGAGCTGGAAATCTGGGGGCATACCTTTAATGCCTGCGCAGCTCATCACCCTCCGCGCCGTGAGTTTTACCCTCAGGCCGCCGCCCGGCTAGGCCTGCAGCCGCCCACCTTTCTGCCAGAGTCGGCGGGCGGTAAGCTCATTGATAGCACCTTGGTGCGGAAGCTCACGGGCTACACGTTCCAGCACGATGATGTGCTGGCCACTCTCGGCTAG
- a CDS encoding NAD(P)/FAD-dependent oxidoreductase, whose product MKAEKKTVAVIGGGAAGFFGAITCAETNPQLRVLLIEKTGKLLSKVRISGGGRCNVTHAADTPAQLVQHYPRGQKQLKEPFKQFGAIDTVRWFERRGVRLKTEPDGRMFPTTDSSETIAQCLLDAAHRAGVQILLHTQAEHIEPLPEGGFRLTITGPHAQTLDVARLLIATGGAPKADQYAWLRQLGHSIQEPVPSLFTFNVPNSPLRELPGVSVPQARVRVAGEKLEYEGPVLVTHWGLSGPAVLKLSAWGARRLHELGYQSTALVNWIPQHTEESLRQWLLEFREQNGKKGVVNNPLFGLPQRLWRTLAEQAGIGAETRWNELPTKLQNRLIEGLLRTALPVRGKTTYKDEFVTCGGILLSEVNMQTMESRRVPGLHFAGEVLDIDGITGGFNFQAAWTTGFLAGRAMGAVE is encoded by the coding sequence GTGAAAGCAGAGAAGAAAACAGTAGCCGTTATTGGGGGTGGAGCAGCGGGATTTTTTGGGGCTATAACCTGCGCCGAAACTAACCCGCAGCTGCGAGTGCTCCTGATTGAGAAGACCGGCAAGCTGCTGAGCAAAGTGCGCATTTCGGGCGGCGGCCGCTGCAACGTAACGCACGCGGCCGATACGCCCGCCCAACTCGTGCAGCATTATCCGCGGGGCCAGAAGCAGCTTAAAGAGCCCTTCAAGCAATTTGGGGCCATTGATACGGTGCGCTGGTTTGAGCGCCGCGGTGTGCGGCTTAAAACTGAGCCCGATGGCCGCATGTTTCCCACCACCGATTCATCTGAAACCATTGCCCAGTGCCTGTTGGACGCCGCTCATCGCGCCGGCGTACAAATTTTGCTGCACACCCAGGCAGAGCACATTGAGCCCCTACCCGAAGGAGGCTTTCGTCTGACTATAACTGGCCCGCATGCCCAAACTCTAGATGTGGCTCGCCTGCTCATTGCTACGGGTGGCGCACCTAAAGCAGACCAATATGCGTGGCTGCGGCAGCTAGGCCACTCTATTCAGGAGCCCGTGCCTAGCTTGTTCACTTTCAACGTGCCCAACTCGCCCCTGCGCGAACTGCCCGGCGTAAGCGTGCCGCAGGCCCGCGTGCGCGTAGCGGGTGAGAAGCTGGAGTACGAAGGCCCGGTTCTGGTAACGCACTGGGGGCTAAGTGGCCCGGCTGTGCTGAAGCTCTCTGCTTGGGGCGCCCGCCGCCTGCACGAGCTAGGCTACCAAAGCACGGCCCTGGTTAACTGGATTCCGCAACACACAGAGGAAAGCCTACGGCAGTGGCTGCTGGAGTTTCGGGAGCAGAACGGCAAGAAAGGCGTGGTGAATAACCCTTTGTTTGGGCTACCCCAACGCCTGTGGCGCACTTTAGCTGAACAGGCCGGCATTGGTGCGGAAACGCGCTGGAATGAGTTGCCAACTAAATTACAGAACCGCTTAATAGAGGGTTTGCTGCGTACGGCCCTGCCCGTGCGAGGCAAGACCACTTACAAGGACGAGTTTGTTACCTGCGGGGGTATTCTGCTCAGCGAAGTAAACATGCAGACTATGGAAAGCCGCCGCGTACCTGGCCTACATTTCGCCGGTGAGGTATTGGATATCGACGGTATCACGGGCGGCTTCAACTTTCAGGCTGCCTGGACCACCGGCTTCTTGGCCGGCCGCGCTATGGGAGCAGTGGAGTAG
- a CDS encoding SDR family oxidoreductase, with product MSSSHPYAQPMLRDNALQGKTIVVTGGGTGLGRAMTTYFLQLGANVVISSRKLDVLEATAEELRQQTGGQVLAVQCDVRKYNEVEALLQTTIDTYGGVDVLLNNAAGNFISPTERLSHKAFDVIVDIVLKGSYNCTLAFGKRWIADKKPGTILNIVTTYASVGSAYVVPSAAAKAGVLALTRSLAVEWAKYGIRSNAIAPGPFPTEGAWSRLFPDALAAKLDPAASVPLKRVGDHQELANLAAYMVSDFAAYMNGEVVTLDGGEWLNGAGEFNKLEAIPAPMWDEIERTMRR from the coding sequence ATGTCTTCCAGCCATCCTTACGCCCAGCCTATGCTGCGCGATAATGCCCTACAGGGTAAAACCATTGTCGTGACGGGTGGCGGTACTGGCTTAGGCCGCGCCATGACCACCTATTTCCTGCAGCTTGGTGCCAACGTGGTCATCAGCTCCCGTAAGCTGGACGTGCTGGAAGCCACTGCGGAGGAGCTACGCCAGCAAACTGGCGGGCAGGTGCTAGCCGTGCAGTGCGACGTACGTAAGTATAATGAGGTGGAAGCCCTGCTGCAAACCACCATTGACACCTACGGCGGTGTTGATGTGTTGCTCAACAATGCGGCCGGTAACTTCATTAGTCCCACCGAACGCTTGAGTCACAAGGCGTTTGATGTGATTGTGGATATCGTATTGAAGGGCTCATACAACTGCACCCTGGCTTTTGGCAAGCGCTGGATTGCCGACAAAAAGCCCGGTACCATCCTGAATATTGTGACTACCTACGCATCGGTTGGCTCGGCTTATGTCGTGCCTTCGGCGGCGGCTAAAGCCGGCGTGTTGGCCCTTACTCGTTCTCTGGCCGTTGAGTGGGCTAAGTATGGTATCCGCTCAAACGCCATAGCCCCTGGGCCGTTCCCAACGGAAGGCGCTTGGAGCCGCTTGTTCCCCGATGCCCTGGCGGCTAAGCTTGACCCCGCCGCCAGTGTGCCCCTCAAACGCGTGGGCGACCATCAGGAGCTAGCCAATCTGGCCGCCTATATGGTGTCAGATTTCGCAGCTTATATGAACGGCGAGGTAGTAACCCTCGACGGCGGTGAGTGGCTCAACGGAGCCGGCGAGTTTAACAAGCTCGAAGCCATCCCTGCGCCTATGTGGGACGAAATCGAGCGAACCATGCGCCGCTAA
- a CDS encoding acyl-CoA thioesterase: MQSPAFRFSRQLTVQPQDIDELDHVNNVQYVRWVQDTAGEHWLTAYPPGEREQYIWVVREHRVQYRHPALLGEELRCTTWIGEVRGAQCQRFVRIERATDNKLLCEAETQWVLLDPLSKRPVRIEQDVVKRLWEPV, from the coding sequence ATGCAAAGTCCAGCTTTCCGATTCTCGCGCCAACTAACTGTGCAACCCCAGGATATTGATGAGCTGGACCACGTAAATAACGTGCAGTACGTGCGGTGGGTGCAGGATACGGCCGGGGAGCATTGGCTGACGGCCTACCCGCCCGGCGAGCGTGAGCAGTACATTTGGGTGGTGCGGGAACACCGGGTGCAGTACCGCCACCCGGCCCTGCTGGGCGAAGAGCTGCGCTGCACCACGTGGATTGGCGAGGTGCGCGGCGCCCAGTGCCAACGCTTCGTGCGCATTGAGCGGGCTACTGATAACAAGCTGCTCTGTGAGGCGGAAACGCAGTGGGTGTTGCTTGACCCACTTTCAAAACGGCCAGTGCGCATTGAGCAGGACGTAGTGAAGCGGCTGTGGGAACCGGTTTAA
- a CDS encoding UvrD-helicase domain-containing protein, with protein sequence MPATFRIYSSSAGSGKTYQLTKEYLKLALGTDDAAYFKRILAITFTNDAAGEMKERIIGALRRFAYPQEGGTDQLLADIAEELAYEGKLEYLPTPEERQQELRQRASKTFRLVMYHYADFGVSTIDSFVQRIVTAFTRELGLPATFEVELDSATVLQSAVALLLDRVNRDPNAALLSRTISDFALMKADEGRSWNNLPDELVDFGQFLLSEPVHEAVDQLQKLSMQDYRRLHEGLRLRRDEIETAFRTVAEVAQEAIETAGVSESDLYQGKSGLLGYVTKWEERLQPDKEANTYVRATVEQDKWYSSKVKTAADKARVDAARPVLLQAYEQMEQLRAHLLPDYLLVTGMLPYLFQVSLLSELSKAVDQLSRDRGVVLIAEFNRRIAQIVLREPVPFLYERLGDRYQHLLIDEFQDTSVLQWNNLLPLVENAVSTGSLSLAVGDAKQAIYRWRGGEMEQILRLYQNQTEHLYGRITDEELRGLLADRYFTLDQALEPANLNKNYRSASEIIHFNNALFAHISHSHAMLPLVQGIYDEGFQQIAPPQKATAVLGHVELLFTEDSAPACRYDAAIGTYTPALLPGYTVGQTLDYEESTLYLTLQLVEQALDDGFRLQDVAVLCRRRDHSRRVAKFLKERGYDIISADSLSLEFAEVVNLLVALFRVLNQPADTLARAEALLLTERVVRGLDPTPERARHWAELANAESALPFFDELRALGYDVRERETGNLGLYELTERLIGLFGLLDRAAEREYLFRFLDLTLEYSLRFGNNLNNFLAYWDQKKSSLSINAPAGRNAITITTVHKAKGLAYGVVIVPFADWSLTPYRGTLLWGRLSEESEKPVAQMPGVAVLPQTQALLHTPLALQYTEELEKTFLEGLNMLYVAFTRPRHRLYAITRKPRPVKATKEGEVPAPPEPAKTVAEILHRYLLSTSQWEDEQMAYVVADGQRTAPPINLASIKPNHDLPLTNLTSTPWEERLRLKRHANTVFDFDDQQELREWNRKLHYALRRTHLASDVERVAAMLVAEGLVSTKERPELLQKLRNVVGHPEMAHYFSPQVQAEAEREILVGGTRKQDYKPDRIVFEAAPNGGRGRVTLIDFKVPPAEPRHRQPLLKYAELFRQLGYQDVQCVLYYFDTQEVLKF encoded by the coding sequence ATGCCTGCCACCTTCCGCATCTATTCCTCATCCGCCGGCTCCGGCAAAACGTATCAGCTCACCAAGGAATACCTGAAGCTGGCGCTGGGCACTGATGACGCGGCGTACTTCAAGCGGATTCTGGCCATCACGTTTACCAACGATGCGGCCGGCGAGATGAAGGAGCGCATAATCGGGGCGTTGCGGCGGTTTGCATACCCGCAGGAAGGCGGAACGGACCAGTTGCTGGCGGATATTGCGGAAGAACTGGCCTACGAGGGCAAGCTGGAATACCTGCCCACGCCCGAGGAGCGGCAGCAGGAGCTGCGCCAACGGGCCAGCAAAACCTTCCGGCTGGTGATGTACCACTACGCCGATTTTGGCGTCAGCACCATTGACTCTTTTGTGCAGCGCATTGTAACGGCGTTTACCCGAGAGCTAGGCCTGCCTGCCACGTTTGAGGTGGAGCTGGACAGCGCTACCGTGCTGCAAAGTGCCGTGGCCCTGCTATTAGACCGCGTGAATCGGGACCCAAACGCGGCCCTGCTTTCGCGCACTATTTCGGACTTCGCTTTGATGAAGGCCGACGAAGGTCGGAGTTGGAACAACCTGCCCGATGAGCTAGTGGATTTCGGGCAGTTCCTGCTGAGCGAGCCGGTGCACGAAGCCGTAGACCAGTTGCAGAAGCTCTCGATGCAAGATTACCGCCGCCTGCACGAAGGCCTGCGTCTGCGCCGCGACGAGATTGAAACCGCCTTCCGGACGGTGGCAGAAGTGGCTCAGGAAGCAATTGAAACAGCCGGCGTTTCTGAATCAGACCTGTATCAGGGCAAGAGTGGCCTACTGGGCTACGTGACCAAGTGGGAGGAGCGTTTACAACCTGATAAGGAGGCTAATACTTACGTGCGGGCCACCGTGGAGCAGGACAAATGGTACAGCAGCAAAGTAAAAACTGCCGCCGATAAGGCCCGCGTGGATGCTGCTAGGCCGGTACTGCTTCAGGCCTACGAACAGATGGAGCAGCTACGGGCCCACCTGCTGCCCGACTATTTGCTGGTAACCGGCATGCTGCCCTACCTCTTTCAGGTGTCATTGCTGAGTGAGCTGAGCAAGGCCGTGGACCAGCTCAGCCGCGACCGGGGCGTGGTGCTGATTGCGGAGTTTAACCGCCGCATTGCGCAAATTGTGCTGCGTGAGCCGGTGCCGTTCCTGTATGAGCGCCTCGGCGACCGGTACCAGCATTTGCTCATCGACGAGTTCCAGGACACCTCGGTGTTGCAGTGGAACAACCTGCTCCCGCTGGTGGAAAACGCCGTTTCAACGGGCAGCTTGAGTTTGGCCGTGGGCGACGCTAAGCAGGCCATTTACCGGTGGCGCGGGGGCGAGATGGAACAGATCCTGCGCCTCTACCAGAACCAGACGGAACACCTCTACGGCCGCATTACCGACGAAGAGCTGCGCGGCCTGTTGGCCGACCGCTACTTCACGCTGGACCAGGCCCTGGAACCCGCCAATCTTAACAAAAACTACCGCTCGGCCAGCGAAATCATTCACTTCAATAATGCCCTGTTTGCGCACATCAGCCACTCGCATGCCATGCTGCCGCTGGTGCAAGGCATTTACGATGAGGGCTTTCAGCAAATAGCGCCGCCGCAGAAAGCCACTGCCGTACTAGGCCACGTGGAATTGCTGTTTACCGAAGACAGTGCGCCCGCCTGCCGCTATGATGCGGCCATTGGCACGTACACACCGGCTTTGTTGCCAGGCTACACCGTTGGCCAGACGCTGGATTACGAGGAAAGCACCCTCTACCTCACCCTGCAGCTGGTAGAGCAAGCGCTGGATGATGGTTTCCGGCTCCAGGATGTGGCTGTGCTCTGTCGCCGCCGCGACCACAGCCGACGCGTAGCCAAGTTCCTGAAAGAGCGTGGGTACGATATCATCTCCGCTGACTCCCTGTCGTTGGAGTTTGCGGAGGTGGTGAACCTATTAGTGGCCCTGTTTCGGGTGCTCAACCAGCCCGCTGACACCCTGGCGCGGGCAGAAGCGCTGCTGCTCACGGAGCGCGTAGTGCGCGGCCTCGACCCCACCCCAGAGCGGGCCCGCCACTGGGCCGAGCTGGCCAACGCGGAGTCGGCGCTGCCATTCTTTGATGAGCTGCGTGCCCTGGGCTACGACGTGCGAGAGCGGGAAACCGGCAACCTAGGCCTGTATGAGCTGACGGAGCGCCTCATTGGCCTATTCGGGCTCCTGGACCGGGCCGCGGAGCGAGAATACTTGTTCCGCTTCCTGGACCTGACGCTGGAGTACAGCCTGCGCTTCGGCAACAACCTCAATAACTTCCTGGCCTACTGGGACCAGAAGAAGAGCAGCCTCAGCATCAACGCCCCCGCCGGCCGCAACGCCATTACCATCACCACCGTGCACAAAGCCAAAGGACTGGCCTACGGTGTGGTGATAGTGCCGTTTGCCGATTGGTCGCTGACGCCGTACCGCGGCACGCTGCTCTGGGGCCGGCTCAGCGAAGAATCGGAGAAGCCCGTTGCGCAAATGCCGGGCGTGGCGGTGCTGCCCCAAACCCAGGCGCTGCTGCACACCCCGCTGGCCCTGCAGTACACAGAGGAACTGGAAAAGACCTTCCTGGAAGGCTTAAACATGCTATACGTGGCTTTCACGCGCCCTCGCCACCGCCTGTACGCCATTACCCGCAAGCCTAGGCCAGTAAAGGCGACAAAGGAAGGGGAAGTCCCCGCCCCGCCAGAGCCCGCCAAAACCGTGGCCGAGATTCTGCATCGGTATCTGCTGAGCACCAGCCAGTGGGAGGATGAACAGATGGCCTACGTAGTGGCCGATGGGCAACGCACGGCCCCTCCTATCAACCTAGCCTCCATCAAGCCCAACCACGACCTGCCCCTTACCAACCTTACCAGCACGCCCTGGGAAGAGCGCCTGCGGTTAAAGCGCCACGCCAATACGGTATTCGACTTCGACGACCAGCAGGAGTTGCGCGAGTGGAACCGTAAGCTCCACTACGCCCTGCGCCGTACGCACCTGGCCTCTGACGTGGAGCGCGTTGCGGCTATGCTAGTGGCCGAAGGCTTGGTGAGCACCAAGGAACGGCCGGAGCTACTGCAAAAGCTGCGGAACGTGGTAGGCCACCCCGAAATGGCCCACTACTTCAGCCCCCAGGTGCAGGCCGAGGCCGAGCGGGAAATCCTGGTGGGTGGCACCCGCAAGCAGGACTACAAGCCCGACCGCATCGTGTTTGAAGCGGCGCCCAACGGCGGACGGGGGCGCGTTACCTTAATTGACTTCAAGGTGCCACCCGCCGAGCCACGGCACCGCCAGCCCTTGCTTAAGTACGCGGAGCTGTTCCGCCAGCTTGGGTACCAGGATGTGCAGTGCGTACTGTACTACTTTGATACGCAGGAGGTATTAAAATTCTAA
- a CDS encoding cold-shock protein yields MQTGTVKFFNETKGFGFIKVDETGEDIFVHVSELIDEIRDKDKVEFEIAQGRKGLNAVKVKLA; encoded by the coding sequence ATGCAGACAGGAACTGTAAAATTCTTCAACGAAACCAAAGGCTTTGGTTTCATCAAAGTGGACGAGACCGGCGAGGACATCTTCGTACACGTAAGCGAGCTGATCGACGAGATCCGCGACAAAGACAAAGTTGAGTTCGAAATTGCTCAGGGTCGTAAAGGCCTGAACGCCGTGAAAGTGAAGCTTGCCTAG